In Cynocephalus volans isolate mCynVol1 chromosome 13, mCynVol1.pri, whole genome shotgun sequence, a genomic segment contains:
- the CNOT7 gene encoding CCR4-NOT transcription complex subunit 7 produces the protein MPAATVDHSQRICEVWACNLDEEMKKIRQVIRKYNYVAMDTEFPGVVARPIGEFRSNADYQYQLLRCNVDLLKIIQLGLTFMNEQGEYPPGTSTWQFNFKFNLTEDMYAQDSIELLTTSGIQFKKHEEEGIETQYFAELLMTSGVVLCEGVKWLSFHSGYDFGYLIKILTNSNLPEEELDFFEILRLFFPVIYDVKYLMKSCKNLKGGLQEVAEQLELERIGPQHQAGSDSLLTGMAFFKMREMFFEDHIDDAKYCGHLYGLGSGSSYVQNGTGNAYEEEANKQS, from the exons ATGCCAGCAGCAACTGTAGATCATAGCCAAAGAATTTGTGAAGTTTGGGCTTGCAACCTAGATGAAGAGATGAAGAAAATTCGTCAAGTTATCCGAAAATATAATTACGTTGCTATG GACACCGAGTTTCCAGGTGTGGTTGCAAGACCCATTGGAGAATTCAGAAGCAATGCTGACTATCAGTACCAACTATTGCGGTGTAATGTAGACTTGTTAAAGATAATTCAGCTAGGACTGACATTTATGAATGAGCAAGGGGAATACCCTCCAGGAACTTCAACTTGgcagtttaattttaaatttaatttgac GGAGGACATGTATGCCCAGGACTCTATAGAGCTACTAACAACATCTGGTATCCAGTTTAAAAAGCACGAGGAGGAAGGAATTGAGACCCAGTACTTTGCAGAACTTCTTATGACTTCAGGAGTGGTCCTTTGTGAAGGGGTCAAATGGTTGTCATTTCATAG TGGTTATGACTTTGGCTATTTAATCAAAATCCTGACCAACTCTAACTTACCTGAAGAAGAACTTGACTTCTTTGAGATCCTTCGgttattttttcctgttatttatgATGTGAAGTACCTCATGAAGAGCTGCAAAAATCTCAAG GGTGGATTACAGGAAGTTGCTGAACAGTTAGAGCTGGAACGAATAGGACCACAACATCAGGCAGGATCTGATTCATTGCTCACAGGGATGGCctttttcaaaatgagagaa ATGTTCTTTGAAGATCATATTGATGATGCCAAATATTGTGGTCATTTGTATGGCCTTGGTTCTGGTTCATCCTATGTGCAGAATGGCACAGGGAATGCATATGAAGAGGAAGCCAACAAGCAGTCATGA